A single Cellulomonas sp. SLBN-39 DNA region contains:
- the glmU gene encoding bifunctional UDP-N-acetylglucosamine diphosphorylase/glucosamine-1-phosphate N-acetyltransferase GlmU, with the protein MSVPRPAAVIVLAAGEGTRMRSATPKVLHTLAGRSMVGHALAAARALEPERVAVVVRHERERVAAHVGEVDPAALLVDQDDVPGTGRAVQVAMSALDAAAQAAVADASADAAADHDAHGGSAADALLEGAVVVLAGDVPLLDAGTLTELLVAHTEDGNAVTVLTTEVPDPTGYGRVLREPGTGDVLGVVEEKDATDEQRLVAEINTSVYVFDAAVLRAGLARLGRDNAQGEVYLTDVLAIARGDGGHVRALRTDDPLSVEGVNDRVQLAALRAELNRRILEDWMREGVTVVDPLTTWVDVDVDLARDVTLLPGTQLHGATSVGEGATVGPDTTLTDVEVGAGARVVRTHGDLAVVGPGATVGPFAYLRPGTVLGERGKIGTFVETKNATIGEGSKIPHLSYVGDATIGEHTNIGAASVTVNYDGVNKHRTVIGSYARTGADNMFVAPVEVGDGAYTGAGTVVRRDVPPGALAVSAGSQRTIESWVQRSRAGTPAAEAAARARGARADGDLSPQARAERERASRASSPVTPPPHLPGQPEALPDPTDASDGARTTSEDTTR; encoded by the coding sequence GTGAGCGTCCCACGCCCAGCCGCCGTCATCGTCCTCGCAGCAGGTGAGGGCACCCGCATGCGGTCGGCGACCCCCAAGGTCCTGCACACGCTCGCCGGGCGCAGCATGGTCGGGCACGCGCTCGCCGCCGCGCGCGCCCTCGAGCCCGAGCGGGTCGCCGTCGTGGTGCGCCACGAGCGCGAGCGCGTCGCCGCGCACGTCGGCGAGGTCGACCCCGCCGCCCTGCTGGTCGACCAGGACGACGTGCCCGGCACCGGCCGCGCCGTGCAGGTCGCGATGTCGGCCCTCGACGCCGCCGCGCAGGCCGCGGTCGCCGACGCCTCGGCGGACGCCGCGGCCGACCACGACGCCCACGGCGGCTCCGCGGCCGACGCGCTCCTCGAGGGCGCGGTCGTCGTGCTCGCCGGCGACGTCCCGCTGCTCGACGCGGGCACGCTCACCGAGCTGCTGGTGGCGCACACCGAGGACGGCAACGCCGTCACCGTGCTGACCACCGAGGTGCCCGACCCCACGGGTTACGGCCGCGTGCTGCGCGAGCCCGGCACCGGCGACGTCCTCGGCGTCGTGGAGGAGAAGGACGCGACCGACGAGCAGCGGCTCGTCGCCGAGATCAACACCTCGGTGTACGTGTTCGACGCCGCCGTGCTGCGCGCCGGCCTGGCCCGTCTCGGCCGCGACAACGCGCAGGGCGAGGTGTACCTGACCGACGTGCTGGCGATCGCCCGCGGCGACGGCGGGCACGTGCGCGCGCTGCGCACCGACGACCCCCTGAGCGTCGAGGGCGTCAACGACCGCGTCCAGCTCGCCGCCCTGCGCGCCGAGCTCAACCGCCGCATCCTCGAGGACTGGATGCGCGAGGGCGTCACCGTCGTCGACCCCCTCACCACCTGGGTCGACGTCGACGTGGACCTGGCCCGCGACGTCACGCTGCTGCCCGGCACCCAGCTGCACGGCGCCACGAGCGTCGGCGAGGGCGCCACCGTCGGCCCCGACACCACGCTCACCGACGTCGAGGTCGGTGCCGGCGCCCGCGTCGTGCGCACCCACGGCGACCTCGCCGTCGTCGGCCCCGGCGCCACCGTCGGCCCGTTCGCCTACCTGCGCCCCGGCACCGTGCTGGGCGAGCGCGGCAAGATCGGCACGTTCGTCGAGACGAAGAACGCCACGATCGGCGAGGGCTCGAAGATCCCGCACCTGTCCTACGTCGGCGACGCCACGATCGGCGAGCACACGAACATCGGTGCCGCGTCGGTGACCGTCAACTACGACGGCGTGAACAAGCACCGCACCGTGATCGGGTCCTACGCCCGCACCGGCGCGGACAACATGTTCGTCGCCCCCGTCGAGGTCGGCGACGGCGCCTACACCGGTGCCGGCACGGTCGTGCGCCGCGACGTGCCCCCCGGCGCGCTCGCCGTCAGCGCCGGCTCGCAGCGCACCATCGAGAGCTGGGTGCAGCGCTCGCGGGCGGGCACCCCGGCCGCCGAGGCCGCGGCCCGCGCCCGCGGTGCCCGGGCCGACGGAGACCTGTCGCCCCAGGCCCGCGCCGAGCGGGAGCGCGCGTCCCGCGCGTCGTCGCCCGTCACGCCGCCGCCGCACCTGCCCGGGCAGCCCGAGGCGCTGCCCGACCCCACCGACGCGTCCGACGGCGCGCGCACCACGAGCGAGGACACCACCCGATGA
- a CDS encoding PQQ-binding-like beta-propeller repeat protein produces the protein MGAKQRLEVVLDEDDAAAPTGPRPGAYPPGGAGEAPPPRRSGPTRAQVVALGVAAAVLLGLVGAQAVADARERDRLAALVGLPGVVADLSVAPGPVEPAAAGSTGLGSVDLDVTPPGADGVRVALRSSASAEVLGVSSSRTTLVGLDGGTVVWSRVLPDGSARGDGWWAEHPSCLPTPGDPATVTCLTGDAATRWRDTGEEHVQTWARVLVVAVADGHVVRERDLDLPAPRTLAATGSLVVEVVRHPDGTTPVDVVTARDPVTWDERWSTPVPVPGAEHGFTGSPTLRTSSRYVVVDGVVAVTVLAADDGALLREPDGSAVTGWIGGAPGDDVDLLAFGADGGTLLWSPEQQVEVDGQMLTPSVDDGSLGDLVLTSAGHDLVASDRDGTRRWRTADADAWDAVVVGGHLAVLDRDTLRGLDARTGAVRWTRDVEDGATVVATDGRAVLLHESALLLGGVLDTDPSVDLAAFDLADGRELWRTTLDGVAGVRSLDGRLVGDRTDGSTVDLG, from the coding sequence GTGGGGGCGAAGCAGCGGCTCGAGGTCGTGCTCGACGAGGACGACGCTGCCGCGCCCACCGGCCCCCGCCCCGGTGCGTACCCGCCCGGGGGAGCCGGCGAGGCCCCGCCGCCCCGCCGGTCGGGGCCCACCCGCGCGCAGGTCGTCGCGCTCGGTGTCGCCGCCGCCGTGCTGCTCGGCCTCGTCGGCGCGCAGGCGGTCGCCGACGCCCGGGAGCGGGACCGGCTCGCGGCGCTCGTGGGGCTGCCGGGCGTGGTGGCGGACCTCTCCGTGGCGCCGGGCCCGGTCGAGCCGGCCGCGGCGGGCAGCACGGGTCTGGGCTCGGTCGACCTCGACGTCACCCCGCCCGGTGCGGACGGGGTGCGGGTCGCGCTGCGGTCCTCGGCGTCGGCGGAGGTGCTGGGCGTGTCCTCGTCACGGACCACGCTGGTCGGCCTCGACGGCGGCACCGTGGTCTGGTCCCGTGTGCTGCCCGACGGGTCCGCGCGCGGCGACGGCTGGTGGGCGGAGCACCCGTCCTGCCTGCCGACGCCCGGCGACCCCGCCACGGTCACGTGCCTGACCGGGGACGCGGCGACCCGGTGGAGGGACACCGGCGAGGAGCACGTGCAGACCTGGGCGCGGGTGCTGGTCGTGGCCGTCGCCGACGGGCACGTCGTCCGTGAGCGGGACCTCGACCTCCCGGCGCCCCGCACGCTCGCGGCGACCGGCAGCCTGGTCGTCGAGGTGGTCCGGCACCCCGACGGCACGACGCCGGTCGACGTCGTCACCGCGCGCGACCCCGTGACCTGGGACGAGCGGTGGAGCACCCCCGTGCCCGTGCCGGGCGCCGAGCACGGGTTCACCGGGTCGCCCACGCTGCGCACGTCGTCGCGGTACGTCGTCGTGGACGGCGTCGTCGCCGTCACCGTGCTGGCCGCGGACGACGGGGCCCTGCTCCGCGAGCCCGACGGGTCCGCGGTCACCGGGTGGATCGGCGGGGCGCCGGGCGACGACGTCGACCTGCTCGCGTTCGGCGCCGACGGCGGCACCCTGCTCTGGAGCCCCGAGCAGCAGGTCGAGGTCGACGGGCAGATGCTCACCCCGTCCGTCGACGACGGGTCGCTCGGCGACCTCGTGCTCACCTCCGCGGGGCACGACCTGGTCGCCTCCGACCGCGACGGCACCCGGCGGTGGCGCACGGCCGACGCCGACGCGTGGGACGCCGTGGTCGTCGGCGGGCACCTCGCCGTCCTCGACCGTGACACGCTGCGCGGCCTCGACGCCCGCACCGGCGCCGTGCGGTGGACGCGCGACGTCGAGGACGGCGCGACGGTCGTCGCGACCGACGGACGCGCCGTCCTGCTGCACGAGAGCGCGCTGCTCCTGGGCGGGGTGCTCGACACGGACCCGAGCGTCGACCTGGCCGCGTTCGACCTCGCCGACGGCCGCGAGCTGTGGCGCACGACCCTCGACGGCGTGGCGGGCGTCCGCAGCCTCGACGGGCGCCTCGTCGGCGACCGCACGGACGGGTCGACCGTGGACCTCGGCTGA